The region CTATATGCAGGCAAAGACTTTGAAAAAATAAAAAGCATGCCTTATGGTAATACCATGACGCTCGAACTTGCCAAGCTTGCAATCAAAGAGGAAAGACTGGGAGAAAGCGGCGTGACTGATTTCCTGGCTGTTAGCTGCTCCGCTACAGACTATGTAGGCCATCAGTACGGGCCCAATTCCATTGAGATCGAAGATACCTATCTCAGGTTAGATCAGGACCTGGCGGAATTCTTCGATTTCCTGGATGCGAAATACGGCAAAGACAACTACCTCTTCTTCTTATCCGCCGACCACGGTGCGGCTCAGGCTCCGGGACTAGCGCTTGAAAAGCGACTCCCTGGCGGTACCTTTGGCGACGGGAATGTTATTAAAATCCTTAATAAGCTATTTGAGTCACGCTTCGGCATTAAAAAAGCCATACTAACCTCTACAAACAGCCAAATCCATTTTGATCACGAGGCGATTGAGCAAGCAAAAGCGGATTATGATGAAATTAAAAGACTGACTATCGCAGAATTCAGAAAACAGCCTGAAGTCGCAGATGCGGTCGACCTGAGCAAACTCGAGCAAACCACTTTAGTGGAGCCGATTAAGAAAGCCCTGACAAATGGATATAACGCCATTCGAAGTGGCGACATCTACGTTCTTCTCAAACCAGGATATCTGGCAGGATCGAAGACGGGGACCACCCACGGCAGTGGCTACCCTTACGACCATCACATTCCATGCGTATTTATGGGCTGGAATGTAAAACCTGGAAAAACCAACAAGACCTATCATATGACAGATATCGCGGCAACGCTTGCGGCAATGCTTCGCATCCAGATGCCAAGCGGATGCGTTGGTGAACCGATCACTGAATTGACACATCAATATCAATAGATGTAAAAATAAATGTGCTGAAGCCGCCTAACACCTTGGGCGGCTTTTTCATTACATTTGTTTAACCGAATATTACAACATGCAAAATACAGACATCTATTCTTCCGCACACAAAATACGTTTTGTAACTGCTGCTGCACTTTTTGACGGACACGATGCTACCATA is a window of Pedobacter faecalis DNA encoding:
- the pafA gene encoding alkaline phosphatase PafA; this translates as MKKIHLFFLLVVLLSTDLAAQKKNTAVNSRNGPGVTRPKLIVGMVVDQMRWDFLYRYSERYSKGGIKRLLRQGFSAENTFIPYIPTYTACGHASVYTGSVPAINGIIGNDWYDRDLKRNIYCAEDTSVKTVGSNTRAGLMSPKNMLSTSITDELKLATNFKSKVIGISLKDRGSILPAGHTADAAYWFDGQTGDWISSTYYMEQLPAWLQEYNRKKTVNTYLEKNWNTLYPIETYTQSTEDDKSYEGKSRGEEAAIFPHPYKLYAGKDFEKIKSMPYGNTMTLELAKLAIKEERLGESGVTDFLAVSCSATDYVGHQYGPNSIEIEDTYLRLDQDLAEFFDFLDAKYGKDNYLFFLSADHGAAQAPGLALEKRLPGGTFGDGNVIKILNKLFESRFGIKKAILTSTNSQIHFDHEAIEQAKADYDEIKRLTIAEFRKQPEVADAVDLSKLEQTTLVEPIKKALTNGYNAIRSGDIYVLLKPGYLAGSKTGTTHGSGYPYDHHIPCVFMGWNVKPGKTNKTYHMTDIAATLAAMLRIQMPSGCVGEPITELTHQYQ